A portion of the Micromonospora vinacea genome contains these proteins:
- the pgm gene encoding phosphoglucomutase (alpha-D-glucose-1,6-bisphosphate-dependent) gives MTHPRAGQPAEPADLVNVPRLVTAYYAEHPDPADPAQQVSFGTSGHRGSSLRNAFNSDHILAVTQALCDYRREQGLDGPLFLARDTHALSAPAAVDALEVLAANGVTVLVDSRDGYTPTPALSHAILTHNRGRTSGLADGIVITPSHNPPDDGGFKYNPTNGGPADTDVTRWIQDRANTILAAGLKEVRRITYARARAADTTGEYDFLANYVDDLPAAIDIDAIRDAGIRIGADPLGGASVAYWGEIAERHRLDLTVVNPTVDPTWRFMTLDGDGKIRMDCSSPNAMASLIAARADYQISTGNDADADRHGIVTPDAGLMNPNHYLAVAIRHLFRTRTEWGPAAAVGKTLVSSSMIDRVAADLGRPLLEVPVGFKWFVPGLLDGAVGFGGEESAGASFLRRDGSTWTTDKDGLLLCLLAAEIQATTGRSPSEHWAELAERFGAPAYARIDAPATREQKAVLGKLSPEQVTATELAGEPITATLTTAPGNGAPIGGLKVTTESGWFAARPSGTEDVYKIYAESFQGPDHLKKIQEEAKNLVDSVLAQA, from the coding sequence GTGACCCACCCCCGTGCCGGCCAGCCCGCCGAGCCCGCCGACCTGGTCAACGTGCCGCGCCTGGTGACCGCCTACTACGCCGAGCATCCGGATCCCGCGGACCCGGCGCAGCAGGTCTCGTTCGGCACCTCCGGCCACCGCGGCTCCAGCCTGCGCAACGCCTTCAACTCCGACCACATCCTGGCGGTCACCCAGGCGCTCTGCGACTACCGGCGCGAGCAGGGGCTGGACGGGCCGCTCTTCCTCGCCCGGGACACCCACGCGCTCTCCGCGCCGGCCGCTGTGGATGCCCTGGAGGTGCTCGCCGCCAACGGGGTCACCGTGCTGGTGGACAGCCGCGACGGCTACACCCCGACCCCGGCGCTGTCGCACGCGATCCTCACCCACAACCGGGGGCGGACCAGCGGGCTCGCCGACGGCATCGTGATCACCCCGTCGCACAACCCGCCCGACGACGGCGGTTTCAAGTACAACCCCACCAACGGCGGGCCGGCGGACACCGACGTGACCCGGTGGATCCAGGACCGGGCCAACACCATCCTCGCCGCCGGGCTCAAGGAGGTCCGCCGGATCACCTACGCGCGGGCGCGGGCCGCCGACACCACCGGGGAGTACGACTTCCTCGCCAACTACGTCGACGACCTGCCGGCGGCGATCGACATCGACGCCATCCGCGACGCGGGGATCCGGATCGGCGCGGACCCGCTGGGCGGCGCGAGCGTGGCGTACTGGGGTGAGATCGCCGAGCGGCACCGTCTGGACCTGACCGTGGTCAACCCCACTGTCGACCCGACCTGGCGGTTCATGACCCTGGACGGCGACGGCAAGATCCGGATGGACTGCTCCTCGCCGAACGCGATGGCGTCGCTGATCGCCGCGCGGGCCGACTACCAGATATCCACGGGCAACGACGCCGACGCCGACCGGCACGGCATCGTCACCCCGGACGCCGGGCTGATGAACCCCAACCACTACCTGGCGGTGGCGATTCGTCACCTGTTCCGCACCCGCACCGAGTGGGGGCCGGCCGCCGCGGTGGGCAAGACCCTGGTCTCCTCGTCGATGATCGACCGGGTCGCCGCCGACCTGGGCCGGCCGCTGTTGGAGGTGCCGGTCGGCTTCAAGTGGTTCGTGCCCGGCCTGCTGGACGGCGCGGTCGGCTTCGGTGGCGAGGAGAGCGCCGGGGCGTCGTTCCTGCGCCGTGACGGCTCGACCTGGACCACCGACAAGGACGGCCTGCTGCTCTGCCTGCTCGCCGCCGAGATCCAGGCCACCACCGGGCGCAGCCCGAGCGAGCACTGGGCGGAGCTGGCCGAGCGTTTCGGCGCCCCCGCGTACGCCCGGATCGACGCCCCGGCCACCCGGGAGCAGAAGGCAGTGCTCGGCAAGCTCTCCCCGGAGCAGGTCACCGCCACCGAGCTCGCCGGTGAGCCGATCACCGCGACGCTGACCACCGCCCCCGGCAACGGCGCACCGATCGGCGGCCTGAAGGTCACCACCGAGTCCGGCTGGTTCGCCGCCCGCCCGTCCGGCACCGAGGACGTCTACAAGATCTACGCCGAGTCCTTCCAGGGCCCCGACCACCTCAAGAAGATCCAAGAAGAAGCCAAGAACCTGGTGGACTCGGTCCTGGCTCAGGCCTGA
- the glgC gene encoding glucose-1-phosphate adenylyltransferase: MAAKVLAIVLAGGEGKRLMPLTTDRAKPAVPFGGMYRMVDFVLSNLANAGYLKIVVLTQYKSHSLDRHITKTWRMSTLLGNYVTPVPAQQRRGPWWFAGSADAIYQSFNLINDEQPDYVIVFGADHIYRMDPRQMVEDHIASGAAVTVAGIRQPLSMADQFGVIEVGEDGKRIRAFREKPTDAVGLPDAPDEIYASMGNYVFTTRALCEAVERDAEDKSSKHDMGGSIIPMLVERGEANVYDFRDNEVPGSTDRDRGYWRDVGTLDSFYDAHMDLINVHPVFNMYNFDWPIYTEQPPWPPAKFVHQWGERVGRAVGSMVSPGVVISGSLVENSIVSPKVRVHSWAHVEGSVLMEGVEIGRHAVVRRAILDKNVFVPEGVEIGVDLEKDRQRYTVSDNGIVVIGKGQKVVP; this comes from the coding sequence ATGGCTGCCAAGGTGCTCGCGATCGTCCTGGCGGGTGGGGAGGGCAAGCGCCTGATGCCACTCACCACGGATCGGGCCAAGCCGGCCGTCCCGTTCGGCGGGATGTACCGCATGGTCGACTTCGTCCTCTCCAACCTGGCCAACGCCGGCTATCTCAAGATCGTCGTGCTGACCCAGTACAAGTCCCACTCCCTCGACCGGCACATCACCAAGACCTGGCGGATGTCCACGCTGCTCGGCAACTACGTCACCCCGGTGCCCGCGCAGCAGCGTCGGGGCCCGTGGTGGTTCGCCGGCTCGGCCGACGCCATCTACCAGAGCTTCAACCTCATCAACGACGAGCAGCCCGACTACGTGATCGTCTTCGGCGCCGACCACATCTACCGGATGGATCCGCGGCAGATGGTGGAGGACCACATCGCCTCCGGTGCCGCGGTGACCGTCGCTGGGATCCGCCAGCCGCTGTCGATGGCCGACCAGTTCGGCGTCATCGAGGTCGGCGAGGACGGCAAGCGGATCCGGGCGTTCCGGGAGAAGCCCACCGACGCGGTCGGCCTGCCCGACGCGCCGGATGAGATCTACGCCTCGATGGGCAACTACGTCTTCACCACCCGGGCGCTCTGCGAGGCGGTCGAGCGCGACGCCGAAGACAAGTCCAGCAAGCACGACATGGGCGGCAGCATCATCCCGATGCTGGTGGAGCGCGGCGAGGCCAACGTATACGACTTCCGCGACAACGAGGTGCCGGGCAGCACCGACCGTGATCGCGGCTACTGGCGGGACGTGGGAACGCTCGACTCGTTCTACGACGCGCACATGGATCTGATCAACGTGCACCCCGTCTTCAACATGTACAACTTCGACTGGCCCATCTACACGGAGCAGCCGCCGTGGCCGCCGGCGAAGTTCGTCCACCAGTGGGGTGAGCGGGTCGGCCGGGCGGTCGGCTCGATGGTCTCCCCGGGTGTGGTGATCTCCGGCTCGCTGGTGGAGAACTCGATCGTCTCGCCGAAGGTGCGGGTGCACTCCTGGGCGCACGTCGAGGGCTCGGTGCTGATGGAGGGTGTGGAGATCGGCCGGCACGCTGTGGTCCGGCGGGCCATCCTGGACAAGAACGTGTTCGTCCCGGAGGGCGTCGAGATCGGCGTCGACCTGGAGAAGGACCGGCAGCGTTACACCGTCTCCGACAACGGCATCGTGGTGATCGGCAAGGGCCAGAAGGTCGTGCCGTGA
- a CDS encoding HNH endonuclease signature motif containing protein encodes MIDALEQAEAAVAACFETAAWAATERDLVAALDATHRLEQRLAAVKLTLVRELDGRGTATAQGASSTAVWLRDRLRLGVGAARRLVELAATLDTAPPGVRDALAGGVVDVEQVRVIAATVETVHTAAGTEAADKAVGVLVEWAAQFDATLLRRLGTRILDHVAPDVAQAAAEAALRAQESRAARDRHVTISEQSDGRLRLAGILDTEAAAALRAAIDPLTTPTGPDDARTPGQRRHDALADVCRLALRTGELPENGGDLAQVVVTTGYDELTRQLGTAALDTGRHLSAEAVRRLACDAAILPAVLGGAGQPLDIGRQRRLITGPLRRALVLRDRGCAFPGCDRPPRWCDAHHIQHWADGGSTSLTNAVLLCGHHHRHLHHSDWAVRLGDDGHPEFIPPAWLDPEQVPRRNQYHRRR; translated from the coding sequence GTGATCGATGCGTTGGAGCAGGCAGAGGCTGCGGTGGCAGCCTGCTTCGAGACGGCCGCCTGGGCTGCCACCGAGCGAGATCTCGTGGCCGCATTGGATGCGACGCATCGGCTGGAACAGCGCTTGGCAGCAGTCAAGCTGACCCTGGTGCGCGAGCTTGACGGCCGTGGCACCGCGACCGCGCAGGGCGCGTCCTCGACGGCGGTGTGGCTGCGCGACCGGCTGCGCCTCGGGGTCGGTGCCGCCCGTCGTCTGGTCGAGCTGGCCGCCACGCTCGACACCGCGCCGCCCGGGGTGCGGGACGCATTGGCCGGCGGGGTGGTCGACGTGGAGCAGGTCCGGGTCATCGCCGCCACGGTCGAGACCGTCCACACCGCCGCCGGCACGGAGGCTGCCGACAAGGCCGTCGGCGTCCTCGTCGAGTGGGCGGCGCAGTTCGACGCCACCCTGCTGCGCAGGCTCGGCACCCGTATCCTCGACCACGTCGCCCCGGACGTCGCCCAGGCCGCCGCCGAGGCGGCGCTGCGGGCGCAGGAGTCCCGGGCCGCCCGGGACCGGCACGTCACGATCAGCGAGCAGTCCGACGGCCGGCTACGCCTCGCCGGCATCCTCGACACCGAAGCCGCCGCCGCGTTGCGCGCCGCCATCGACCCGCTCACCACGCCCACCGGGCCCGACGACGCCCGCACCCCGGGGCAACGCCGCCACGACGCCCTGGCCGACGTGTGCCGGCTCGCCCTGCGTACCGGGGAGCTGCCCGAGAACGGCGGCGACCTCGCCCAGGTCGTCGTCACCACCGGCTACGACGAGCTGACCCGACAGCTGGGTACCGCCGCTCTCGACACCGGCAGGCACCTCAGCGCCGAGGCCGTGCGTCGGCTCGCCTGCGACGCCGCCATCCTGCCCGCCGTGCTCGGCGGCGCCGGCCAACCACTCGACATCGGCCGACAACGCCGGCTCATCACCGGCCCACTACGCCGCGCCCTGGTCCTGCGCGACCGCGGCTGCGCGTTCCCCGGCTGCGACCGCCCGCCCCGCTGGTGCGACGCCCACCACATCCAGCACTGGGCCGACGGCGGCAGCACCAGCTTGACCAACGCCGTGTTGCTCTGCGGCCACCACCATCGACACCTGCACCACAGCGACTGGGCTGTCCGACTCGGCGACGACGGGCATCCCGAGTTCATCCCACCTGCCTGGCTCGACCCCGAACAGGTCCCCCGCCGTAACCAGTACCACCGACGCAGATAG
- the glgB gene encoding 1,4-alpha-glucan branching protein GlgB — MDQLISGATHDPHALLGAHPADSSTTIRTMRRGAGDVALLVGDERHPMKRVHDVGVFEAQVDGTVLDYRVEVDGTTHDDPYRYPPTLGELDLHLIREGRHERLWEALGARVFDEGVAFSVWAPNARGVRVVGDFTGWGPDDGWPMRSLGSSGVWELFVPNARAGARYKYRVLGADGQWRDKADPLAAYAEVPPATASVVHHSTYRWNDADWLARRAERQPHQEPMSVYEVHLGSWRPGLGYRELAEQLTAYVTELGFTHVEFLPVMEHPFGGSWGYQVTGYYAPTSRFGDPDEFRHLVDQLHAAGIGVLLDWVPAHFPKDEWALARFDGTPLYEHPDPRRGEHPDWGTYVFDFGRNEVRNFLVANALYWCDQFHVDGLRVDAVASMLYLDYSRNHGEWAPNKYGGRENLEAIAFMQEVNATVYKHHAGVVMIAEESTAWPGVTRPTADGGLGFGFKWNMGWMHDTLLYTSKDPIYRQHHHHQLTFSLAYAWSENYVLPISHDEVVHGKGSLAGKMPGDTWQRLANVRALLAYMWAHPGKQLLFMGAELADDREWSEERGLDWYLLHDPARAGVQRLVGDLNRVYRETPALWAQDTEPAGFRWIAGDDVANNTVSFVRIAPDGSTLVCVANFSAQPLHDYRIGLPAGGTWQEVLNTDAHHYGGSGVGNLGEVRAEDVPWHGMVASAALQVPPLGAVWLRRS; from the coding sequence ATGGACCAGCTGATCTCCGGTGCGACGCACGACCCGCACGCGCTGCTCGGCGCGCACCCCGCCGACTCCTCGACGACGATCCGCACGATGCGCCGGGGCGCCGGCGACGTCGCGCTGCTCGTCGGCGACGAGCGGCACCCGATGAAGCGGGTGCACGACGTGGGCGTCTTCGAGGCCCAGGTCGACGGCACCGTGCTCGACTACCGGGTGGAGGTCGACGGCACCACGCACGACGACCCGTACCGCTACCCGCCGACCCTCGGTGAGCTGGACCTGCACCTCATCCGCGAGGGCCGGCACGAGCGACTGTGGGAGGCGCTCGGTGCCCGGGTCTTCGACGAGGGCGTGGCGTTCAGCGTCTGGGCGCCCAACGCCCGTGGGGTGCGGGTGGTCGGCGACTTCACCGGCTGGGGCCCCGACGACGGTTGGCCGATGCGGTCGCTGGGCTCCAGCGGGGTATGGGAGCTGTTCGTGCCCAACGCACGGGCCGGGGCCCGCTACAAGTACCGGGTGCTGGGCGCCGACGGGCAGTGGCGGGACAAGGCCGACCCCCTCGCGGCGTACGCGGAGGTGCCGCCGGCCACCGCCTCGGTGGTGCACCACTCGACGTACCGGTGGAACGACGCGGACTGGCTGGCCCGGCGGGCCGAACGGCAGCCGCACCAGGAGCCGATGAGCGTCTACGAGGTGCACCTCGGCTCGTGGCGGCCCGGGCTTGGCTACCGCGAGCTGGCCGAGCAACTCACCGCGTACGTCACCGAGCTGGGCTTCACGCACGTGGAGTTCCTGCCGGTGATGGAGCACCCGTTCGGTGGCTCCTGGGGCTACCAGGTGACCGGCTACTACGCGCCGACCTCGCGGTTCGGCGACCCGGACGAGTTCCGCCACCTCGTCGACCAGCTGCACGCCGCCGGCATCGGTGTCCTCCTGGACTGGGTGCCAGCACACTTCCCCAAGGACGAGTGGGCCCTCGCGCGCTTCGACGGCACCCCGCTCTACGAGCACCCCGACCCGCGGCGCGGCGAACACCCCGACTGGGGCACGTACGTCTTCGACTTCGGCCGCAACGAGGTCCGCAACTTCCTGGTCGCCAACGCGCTCTACTGGTGCGACCAGTTCCACGTCGACGGGCTGCGGGTCGACGCTGTCGCCTCGATGCTCTACCTGGACTACTCCCGCAACCACGGCGAGTGGGCCCCGAACAAGTACGGCGGCCGGGAGAACCTGGAGGCCATCGCGTTCATGCAGGAGGTGAACGCGACCGTCTACAAGCACCACGCCGGCGTCGTCATGATCGCCGAGGAGTCCACCGCCTGGCCGGGTGTCACCCGCCCCACCGCCGACGGCGGGCTGGGCTTCGGCTTCAAGTGGAACATGGGCTGGATGCACGACACCCTGCTCTACACCTCGAAGGACCCGATCTACCGCCAGCACCACCACCACCAGCTCACCTTCTCCCTGGCGTACGCCTGGAGCGAGAACTACGTGCTGCCGATCAGCCACGACGAGGTGGTGCACGGCAAGGGCTCGCTGGCCGGCAAGATGCCCGGCGACACCTGGCAGCGACTGGCGAACGTCCGGGCGCTGCTGGCGTACATGTGGGCGCACCCCGGCAAGCAGCTGCTCTTCATGGGCGCCGAACTGGCCGACGACCGAGAGTGGAGCGAGGAGCGCGGCCTCGACTGGTACCTGCTGCACGACCCGGCCCGCGCCGGTGTGCAACGGCTCGTCGGTGACCTCAACCGGGTCTACCGGGAGACCCCTGCGCTCTGGGCACAGGACACCGAACCGGCGGGCTTCCGCTGGATCGCCGGCGACGACGTCGCCAACAACACCGTGTCGTTCGTCCGGATCGCCCCGGACGGCTCGACGCTGGTCTGCGTGGCGAACTTCTCCGCCCAGCCGCTGCACGACTACCGGATCGGGTTGCCGGCCGGCGGGACATGGCAGGAGGTGCTGAACACCGACGCGCACCACTACGGCGGGTCGGGGGTGGGCAACCTGGGCGAGGTGCGGGCCGAGGACGTGCCGTGGCACGGGATGGTGGCCTCGGCGGCCCTTCAGGTGCCGCCGCTCGGCGCCGTCTGGCTCCGCCGAAGCTGA
- the glgA gene encoding glycogen synthase, producing MTERTPLRVDLLTREYPPEVYGGAGVHVEYLARELRRLADVRVHCFGLPRTEPGVTAYAEPPGLTGANAALRTMGVDLEMAAGAAGTDVVHSHTWYANLAGHTAKLLHGVPHVVTAHSLEPLRPWKAEQLGGGYALSSWIERTAMEAADAVIAVSGGMRNDVLTAYPQIDPDRVRVVYNGIDTIQYAPDQGTDVLDRLGVDPSRPSVVYVGRITRQKGLPYLLRAARELPADTQLVLLAGAPDTAEIAAEVEELVAELRANRSGVVWVAEMLPKPEVIQVLTHATVFVCPSVYEPMGIVNLEAMACETAVVATATGGIPEVVADDETGLLVPIEQATDGSGTPLDPDRFVADLAVAMNTLLADPARTERFGLAGRQRAVRHFSWDAIARQTVEVYRSVGAA from the coding sequence ATGACGGAACGCACCCCTCTGCGCGTTGACCTTCTCACCCGCGAGTACCCACCGGAGGTCTACGGCGGCGCGGGCGTGCACGTGGAGTACCTGGCTCGGGAGTTGCGCCGCCTCGCCGACGTGCGCGTGCACTGCTTCGGCCTGCCGCGCACCGAGCCGGGCGTCACCGCGTACGCCGAACCGCCCGGCCTGACCGGCGCGAACGCCGCGCTGCGCACGATGGGTGTGGACCTGGAGATGGCCGCCGGCGCGGCCGGCACCGACGTGGTGCACAGCCACACCTGGTACGCGAACCTGGCCGGCCACACCGCGAAGCTGCTGCACGGGGTGCCGCACGTGGTGACCGCGCACAGCCTGGAGCCGCTGCGGCCGTGGAAGGCGGAGCAGCTCGGTGGCGGCTACGCGCTCTCCTCCTGGATCGAGCGCACCGCGATGGAGGCCGCCGACGCGGTCATCGCGGTCAGCGGCGGGATGCGCAACGATGTGCTCACCGCGTACCCGCAGATCGACCCCGACCGGGTCCGGGTGGTCTACAACGGCATCGACACCATCCAGTACGCCCCGGATCAGGGCACCGACGTGCTCGACCGGCTCGGCGTCGACCCGTCCCGCCCGAGCGTGGTCTACGTGGGCAGGATCACCCGGCAGAAGGGGTTGCCGTACCTGCTGCGGGCCGCCCGGGAGTTGCCGGCGGACACCCAGCTCGTCCTGCTCGCTGGCGCGCCGGACACCGCCGAGATCGCCGCCGAGGTGGAGGAGCTGGTCGCCGAGCTGCGGGCCAACCGCTCCGGCGTCGTCTGGGTCGCCGAGATGCTGCCCAAGCCCGAGGTGATCCAGGTGCTCACGCACGCCACCGTCTTCGTCTGCCCGTCGGTCTACGAACCGATGGGCATCGTCAACCTGGAGGCGATGGCCTGCGAGACGGCGGTGGTGGCGACCGCGACCGGCGGCATCCCCGAGGTCGTCGCCGACGACGAGACCGGCCTGCTGGTGCCGATCGAGCAGGCCACTGACGGCTCCGGCACCCCACTGGACCCGGACCGCTTCGTGGCCGACCTCGCGGTCGCGATGAACACGCTGCTCGCCGACCCGGCGCGCACCGAGCGGTTCGGCCTGGCCGGGCGGCAGCGCGCGGTACGGCACTTCTCCTGGGACGCCATCGCCCGGCAGACAGTGGAGGTCTACCGCTCCGTCGGCGCGGCCTGA
- a CDS encoding alpha-1,4-glucan--maltose-1-phosphate maltosyltransferase: protein MTGRFPIEDVSPVVSCGRYPAKAVVDEPVPVSARAYREGHDALGCNVVWAGPDGASRPFTRMRPGEPGQDRWHATITPDAVGSWTFSVEAFQDPYLTWQNAVTKKIAAGQGPEDLANDLAEGARVLAAARELVPTADRPRVADALTALVDTDLPLAQRVGPALALADLLWEHPVRELVTAGDTYSIWVDRKRALYSAWYEFFPRSEGAAGGRSGTFATATERLPGVAAMGFDVLYLPPIHPIGRVNRKGRNNALTAGPTDVGSPWAIGAAEGGHDTIHPDLGTPADFRAFIQAAAAQGLEVAMDLALQCAPDHPWVTEHPEWFTTRADGSIAYAENPPKKYQDIYPVNFDNDPEGIRAEVLRVVLHWVGEGIRIFRVDNPHTKPFDFWHWLIAEVKAVDPDVLFLAEAFTRPAIMHGLGKIGFTQSYTYFTWRTTAAEMRAYCEELIEAADYMRPNFWPNTPDILHESLQHGGPPMFKIRAVLAALLSPSWGLYAGYELFEHVARPGAEEYLDNEKYELRPRDWAGAEAQGRSLAPFLATLNRVRHDNPALHQLRNLRFHEIDNPALLCWSKHDPETGNTVIVICSFDPRIVQWGNTTLDMPALGFDWHERFTVHDELTGTSYDWGQRNAVRLDPYLQPAHVLTVRRPTPPTEPQPAGAEPADLTVAEVPDDLSGGTAPTAPVPTPPVPTAPAPTAPAPTPPASTAPVPTPPRRSGPVPTPPRRAATRPSATAPTAPAPKDARWTS, encoded by the coding sequence GTGACTGGACGGTTCCCGATCGAAGACGTCTCCCCCGTCGTCTCGTGCGGGCGATACCCGGCCAAGGCGGTGGTCGACGAGCCGGTTCCGGTGTCGGCGCGCGCCTACCGGGAGGGGCACGACGCGCTGGGCTGCAACGTGGTGTGGGCCGGTCCGGACGGCGCGAGCCGGCCGTTCACCCGGATGCGCCCCGGTGAGCCCGGCCAGGACCGCTGGCACGCCACCATCACACCGGACGCCGTCGGCTCGTGGACCTTCTCCGTCGAGGCGTTCCAGGACCCGTACCTGACCTGGCAGAACGCGGTGACCAAGAAGATCGCCGCCGGGCAGGGGCCGGAGGACCTGGCCAACGACCTGGCCGAGGGCGCGCGGGTGCTCGCCGCCGCCCGGGAACTCGTCCCGACCGCCGACCGGCCCCGGGTCGCCGACGCGCTCACCGCGCTCGTCGACACCGACCTGCCGCTGGCGCAGCGGGTCGGCCCGGCGCTGGCCCTGGCCGACCTGCTCTGGGAGCACCCGGTACGGGAGCTGGTCACCGCCGGTGACACGTACTCGATCTGGGTTGACCGCAAGCGGGCGCTCTACTCGGCCTGGTACGAGTTCTTCCCCCGCTCCGAAGGAGCGGCGGGCGGGCGGTCCGGCACCTTCGCGACCGCCACCGAGCGGCTGCCGGGGGTCGCCGCGATGGGCTTCGACGTGCTCTACCTGCCGCCGATCCACCCGATCGGCCGGGTCAACCGCAAGGGCCGCAACAACGCGCTCACCGCCGGGCCGACCGACGTGGGCTCGCCGTGGGCGATCGGCGCCGCCGAGGGCGGCCACGACACGATCCACCCAGACCTGGGTACGCCGGCAGACTTCCGGGCCTTCATCCAGGCGGCGGCGGCACAGGGCCTGGAAGTGGCGATGGACCTGGCGTTGCAGTGCGCGCCGGACCACCCGTGGGTCACCGAGCACCCGGAGTGGTTCACCACCCGGGCCGACGGCAGCATCGCGTACGCGGAGAACCCGCCGAAGAAGTACCAGGACATCTACCCGGTCAACTTCGACAACGACCCGGAGGGCATCCGGGCCGAGGTGCTGCGGGTGGTGCTGCACTGGGTTGGCGAGGGCATCCGCATCTTCCGGGTGGACAACCCGCACACCAAGCCGTTCGACTTCTGGCACTGGCTGATCGCCGAGGTGAAGGCGGTCGACCCGGACGTGCTGTTCCTGGCCGAGGCATTCACCCGGCCGGCCATCATGCACGGCCTCGGCAAGATCGGCTTCACCCAGTCGTACACCTATTTCACCTGGCGCACGACGGCCGCCGAGATGCGGGCGTACTGCGAGGAGCTGATCGAGGCGGCCGACTACATGCGGCCGAACTTCTGGCCGAACACCCCGGACATCCTGCACGAGTCGTTGCAGCACGGCGGCCCGCCGATGTTCAAGATCCGGGCGGTGCTGGCCGCGCTGCTCTCCCCCTCCTGGGGCCTGTACGCCGGTTACGAGCTGTTCGAGCACGTGGCCCGGCCCGGTGCCGAGGAGTACCTGGACAACGAGAAGTACGAGCTGCGCCCCCGGGACTGGGCCGGCGCCGAGGCGCAGGGCCGCTCGCTGGCGCCGTTCCTGGCCACCCTCAACCGGGTACGCCACGACAACCCGGCCCTGCACCAGCTGCGGAACCTGCGCTTCCACGAGATCGACAACCCGGCGCTGCTCTGCTGGTCGAAGCACGACCCGGAGACCGGCAACACTGTCATCGTGATCTGCTCGTTCGACCCGCGCATCGTTCAGTGGGGCAACACCACCCTCGACATGCCGGCGCTCGGCTTCGACTGGCACGAACGGTTCACTGTGCACGACGAGCTGACCGGCACCAGTTACGACTGGGGTCAGCGCAACGCGGTGCGGCTCGACCCGTACCTGCAACCCGCGCACGTGTTGACAGTGCGTCGCCCGACCCCGCCGACCGAGCCGCAGCCGGCGGGTGCCGAGCCGGCCGACCTCACCGTCGCCGAGGTGCCGGACGACCTCTCCGGCGGCACCGCGCCGACAGCCCCCGTTCCGACACCTCCCGTTCCGACAGCTCCTGCACCGACAGCTCCTGCACCGACACCTCCTGCGTCGACAGCTCCCGTTCCGACTCCGCCCCGCCGGTCGGGCCCGGTTCCGACCCCGCCGCGCCGAGCGGCCACCCGCCCGTCCGCCACCGCGCCGACCGCTCCCGCTCCGAAGGACGCCCGATGGACCAGCTGA
- a CDS encoding inositol-3-phosphate synthase, whose protein sequence is MIERVRVAVVGVGNNTSALVQGLALYGQSGSLVGIRRPTIDGLGVGDIDVVAAFATSEEKIGRDLTEAIFLPPNNFPRLNCDLPRADVPVTKGLVDASEVPRVAAALAGAEVLLYSAPSGRPETARAYAVAAHTAGVAFINTTADPVARDPQLLDRFEAAGLPLLGDDLASQFGTSVLHNALLRLLAERGLTLVSSYQVNLGGTEDFRNLVENPNTKKQSKLNALSGADNVEVAPLGYLPHLASQKVAHLNLEAQGWGGTAVSLDVKLKVHDPSGAAGVNIDLIRIAASALRNGRGGHSAEATSLFKSPPGTAI, encoded by the coding sequence ATGATCGAACGTGTGAGAGTCGCGGTTGTTGGCGTCGGTAACAACACCTCGGCACTGGTGCAGGGGCTTGCCCTCTACGGCCAGAGCGGCAGTCTGGTCGGGATCCGCCGGCCAACGATCGACGGGCTCGGGGTGGGCGACATCGACGTGGTGGCCGCCTTCGCCACCTCCGAGGAGAAGATCGGTCGGGACCTGACCGAGGCAATCTTCCTGCCGCCCAACAACTTTCCTCGGCTGAACTGCGACCTGCCCAGAGCGGATGTGCCGGTCACGAAGGGCCTCGTCGACGCGAGCGAGGTGCCGCGGGTGGCAGCAGCGCTGGCCGGGGCGGAGGTGTTGCTCTACTCGGCGCCGAGTGGCCGGCCGGAGACCGCCCGGGCGTACGCCGTGGCAGCTCACACGGCGGGTGTCGCCTTCATCAACACCACCGCCGACCCGGTCGCCCGCGATCCACAACTGCTGGACCGCTTCGAGGCTGCCGGCCTGCCGTTGCTCGGCGACGACCTGGCGAGCCAGTTCGGCACCTCGGTGTTGCACAACGCGCTGCTGCGGCTCCTCGCGGAGCGGGGCCTCACCCTGGTCAGCTCCTACCAGGTCAATCTGGGCGGCACCGAGGACTTCCGCAACCTGGTCGAGAACCCCAACACCAAGAAGCAGTCCAAGCTCAACGCCCTGTCGGGGGCGGACAACGTGGAGGTGGCCCCGCTCGGATACCTGCCGCATCTCGCGTCGCAGAAGGTGGCTCACCTCAACCTCGAGGCGCAGGGTTGGGGTGGGACAGCGGTGAGCCTCGACGTGAAGCTGAAGGTGCACGACCCGAGCGGTGCCGCCGGCGTCAACATCGACCTCATCCGCATCGCGGCCAGCGCGCTACGGAACGGGCGTGGTGGCCACTCTGCCGAGGCGACCTCGTTGTTCAAGTCGCCGCCGGGGACGGCGATCTAA